The Syngnathus typhle isolate RoL2023-S1 ecotype Sweden linkage group LG1, RoL_Styp_1.0, whole genome shotgun sequence genome includes a window with the following:
- the nat8l gene encoding LOW QUALITY PROTEIN: N-acetylaspartate synthetase (The sequence of the model RefSeq protein was modified relative to this genomic sequence to represent the inferred CDS: deleted 2 bases in 2 codons; substituted 2 bases at 2 genomic stop codons): MAAKWTQIGAQRLWFEKGALVCLASSVSISQLPPIAATSGPPSARPPAPPINRAGGRPARVGRQNRSGCSRNPPPPPLPHYSSSTFSSSIVSSLHFWFSKGKAAAXTAGGREGGRXGGAGRIYAAATCMYCPSPKMVCETKIVADEHDAIPGSKKEPMMWSTASASSSSSASGSSSSGEAKDAKRDAVFIREFERGDEEEVRRIFSEGIMERIPNTTFRGLAQQPQSQLFYALLTVVCFLLSKSLALTCCAPLALMAARYYYSGKVIHSYLDHALRTDMADIEAYYMKPAGSSFWVAVLDGRVVGMVAAQGREDDNTVELRRMSVDSRYRGKGIAKALGRRVLEFAVRNDYAAVVLGTTAVKMAAHKLYESLGFRRTGWSHDYRLPGMSRSAPERLFFQIRYSRYRLQLREE; the protein is encoded by the exons ATGGCCGCAAA ATGGACCCAAATAGGCGCACAGCGGCTGTGGTTCGAGAAGGGGGCCCTTGTGTGTCTCGCCTCCTCCGTCAGCATCTCGCAGCTTCCACCAATCGCGGCGACGAGCGGACCTCCATCCGCACGCCCT CCCGCCCCGCCTATAAATAGAGCGGGTGGCCGACCGGCGCGCGTCGGTCGCCAGAATCGCTCAGGG TGCAGCAgaaacccccctccccccccgctCCCCCAttactcctcctccaccttctccTCATCCATCGTGTCTTCtcttcatttttggttttcgaaAGGAAAGGCTGCTGCGTAGACggcgggggggagggagggagggaggtaggggggAGCGGGGAGGATCTACGCGGCGGCCACTTGCATGTATTGTCCGTCTCCCAAAATGGTTTGCGAGACTAAAATAGTGGCGGACGAACACGACGCTATACCCGGGAGCAAGAAGGAGCCCATGATGTGGAGCACCGCCTCGGCCTCGTCCTCGTCCTCGGCCTCGGGCTCGTCCTCGTCCGGCGAGGCCAAGGACGCCAAGCGCGACGCGGTGTTCATCCGCGAATTCGAGCGCGGCGACGAGGAAGAGGTGCGGCGCATCTTTTCCGAGGGCATCATGGAGAGGATACCCAACACGACGTTTCGCGGGCTCGCCCAGCAACCCCAAAGTCAGCTTTTCTACGCGCTTCTCACAG TTGTGTGCTTTTTGCTGAGCAAATCCTTGGCGCTGACCTGCTGCGCGCCGCTGGCGCTCATGGCTGCTCGCTATTACTACAGCGGCAAAGTCATCCACAGTTACCTGGACCACGCCTTGCGCACGGACATGGCGGACATCGAGGCTTACTACATGAAGCCCGCAG gcTCGAGTTTCTGGGTAGCAGTGCTGGACGGCCGCGTGGTGGGCATGGTGGCGGCGCAAGGCCGCGAGGACGACAACACGGTGGAGCTGCGGCGCATGTCGGTGGATTCCCGCTACCGCGGCAAAGGCATCGCCAAGGCCCTGGGCCGGCGCGTTCTGGAGTTCGCCGTGCGCAACGACTACGCGGCGGTGGTTCTGGGCACCACGGCGGTCAAGATGGCCGCCCACAAGCTGTACGAGTCGCTGGGCTTCCGCCGGACGGGCTGGAGCCACGACTACAGGCTGCCCGGCATGAGTCGCTCGGCGCCCGAGCGGCTCTTCTTCCAGATCCGCTACAGCCGCTACCGCCTGCAGCTCCGTGAGGAGTGA
- the LOC133153187 gene encoding NACHT, LRR and PYD domains-containing protein 3-like isoform X4: MALDMKIEDLLLKTLEDLEQEDFKKFKYYMDLPKSKKENADRIDIAEQLTNTHGQNAVAETIKILEKINNYNLAQKLRNDLPQITGISSVDDQADDRGSRHEGTRHQPRDGHGPFPVEESHIENPVQSMMMDNEQIGSISSVDNEQIGKFKRELQENLRKSYLHVPEGNTEYGQQKPLENVYTELNITRGVAGLPDKHHEVLQMEMCGVAEEESIQPCDIFQSQEPLRTMLTVGFAGIGKTFLVRKFVLDWASGETNTDVDFIFPFAFRELNLEEDNSFSLAELIRLFVWESQAIEMLDHILVSLQESVNRHYQSSKIKILFVLDGLDESRLKLDLSDERKKRLDVTRAYPVEVLLAHLIKGNLLPCARVWITTRPQAAHDIPPRLVDGRTEVKGFSDSQRLDYFRKRFPGEDDLIKHIQKSRTILIMCHLPIFCWITAIVLRDHRKHGKELPESLTEMYTEFLLYHLDKSKERDSQKSTEYVKALAKLAFQQLMKKQQIFYESDLRKSGLNYLQGAKHSGVFTVVFKEVPPLKKYQRKMFQFIHLTVQEYLAALYVMTSLFQDNKNVLDDSRWTRKGLLLFWKRKPLTRVHEAAIRKASKSEGNLDLFLRFLLGLSLQCNQDLLGELLKVPKNYRHSKAETVRLIKQQIDKNSPEENINLFYCLNELKDKSLLEQIQQYLKGGKLSRKDLPPAMWSALVFFLRASDEAMSCFDLRKYTPSEKGLLMLLPVVKASQKSVLRECKLSKKSCEALASVLISSRTVSHLDLSKNDLHDHGLEALAGGLAKPQCTLQVLELMNCKLSEKSCEALASVLSSPGSLRELDLSVNYLYDDGLEALAAGLAKPQCTLQVLKLRWCNLSKKSCEALASVLSSSRALSHLDLSINDLGDDGLEALATGLAKPQCTMQVIELRLCKLSKKSCEALASVLSSPSSLREVNLGSNDLHDDGLEALAAGLAKPQCTLQVLKLKECSIGTRGCVSLAKALRSNPSHLQQLDLRSNDIGEEGKRALEEVQMDSRCSLKIEWMSLMASIFDESSEDEWMEG, from the exons ATGGCTCTGGATATGAAAATCGAGGACCTGCTGTTGAAAACGCTGGAAGACCTGGAGCAGGAGGACTTCAAGAAGTTCAAGTATTATATGGACCTGCCcaagagcaaaaaagaaaacgcagATCGGATTGACATCGCCGAACAGCTGACCAACACGCACGGCCAGAACGCTGTGGCGGAGACCATCAAGATTCTGGAGAagatcaacaactacaacctggCCCAGAAGCTGCGCAACGACCTGCCGCAAATCACAG GTATCTCCTCAGTGGATGACCAGGCAgatgaccgtggcagccgacatgaaggcactcggcatcaaccacgagatggccatggaccgttcccggtggaagaaagccatatcgagaacccagtccaatcGATGATGATGGATAACGAGCAGATCGGTAGCATCTCCTCGGTGGATAACGAGCAGATTGGCAAATTCAAGCGGGAGCTGCAAGAGAACCTGCGGAAGAGCTACCTCCACGTTCCCGAGGGCAACACGGAGTACGGCCAGCAGAAGCCTCTAGAGAACGTCTACACCGAGCTCAACATTACCCGCGGCGTCGCCGGTCTCCCCGACAAGCATCACGAGGTCCTTCAGATGGAGATGTGCGGCGTGGCCGAGGAGGAGTCCATCCAGCCGTGCGACATCTTCCAAAGCCAGGAGCCCCTTCGCACGATGCTCACCGTGGGCTTCGCGGGCATCGGGAAGACTTTCCTGGTGCGCAAGTTTGTCCTGGACTGGGCCAGCGGGGAAACCAACACAGACGTGGACTTCATTTTTCCCTTTGCCTTCCGCGAGTTGAACTTGGAGGAGGACAATAGCTTTTCGCTGGCGGAGCTCATCCGACTCTTTGTCTGGGAGAGCCAGGCCATCGAGATGCTGGACCACATCTTGGTCAGTCTGCAAGAGTCGGTCAACCGCCACTACCAGTCCAGCAAGATCAAAATTCTGTTTGTGCTGGACGGCCTGGACGAGTCCCGCCTCAAACTGGACCTGAGCGACGAGCGCAAGAAGCGCCTGGATGTGACCCGAGCCTACCCCGTGGAGGTGCTCCTGGCGCATCTCATCAAGGGGAACCTGCTTCCCTGCGCCCGGGTTTGGATCACCACGCGGCCCCAGGCGGCCCACGACATCCCGCCGCGCCTGGTGGACGGCAGAACCGAGGTGAAAGGCTTCAGCGACTCCCAGAGGCTGGACTACTTCAGGAAGAGGTTCCCCGGCGAGGACGACCTCATCAAGCACATCCAGAAGTCCCGCACCATTTTGATCATGTGCCACTTGCCCATCTTCTGCTGGATCACCGCCATCGTTCTCCGAGATCATCGGAAACACGGAAAGGAGCTGCCCGAAAGCCTGACCGAGATGTACACAGAGTTCCTGCTCTATCACCTGGACAAGTCCAAGGAGCGAGACAGCCAGAAGAGCACGGAGTACGTCAAAGCGCTGGCCAAGCTGGCTTTTCAGCAGCTGATGAAAAAGCAACAGATCTTCTACGAGAGCGACTTGCGGAAAAGCGGCTTGAATTACCTGCAGGGCGCAAAACACTCGGGAGTCTTCAccgtggtcttcaaggaggtgCCCCCGCTCAAGAAATACCAACGCAAGATGTTCCAGTTCATCCACCTGACCGTGCAGGAATATCTGGCCGCTCTCTACGTGATGACGAGCCTGTTCCAGGACAACAAGAACGTGCTGGACGATTCCAGGTGGACGCGGAAAGGCCTTCTGTTGTTTTGGAAGCGGAAGCCGCTCACTCGGGTACACGAGGCGGCCATCCGCAAAGCCTCCAAGAGTGAGGGAAACCTGGACTTGTTCCTCCGCTTCCTGCTGGGCCTCTCCTTGCAGTGCAACCAGGATCTCCTGGGTGAGCTGTTGAAGGTTCCCAAGAACTACAGACACAGCAAggcagaaacggtccgcttgatCAAGCAACAGATAGATAAGAACTCTCCTGAGGAGAACATCAACTTGTTCTACTGCCTGAACGAGCTGAAGGACAAGTCCCTGCTGGAGCAGATCCAACAATACCTAAAAGGGGGGAAATTGTCCAGAAAGGACCTACCTCCGGCCATGTGGTCGGCCCTGGTCTTCTTCTTGCGGGCTTCCGACGAAGCCATGAGCTGCTTCGATCTCCGGAAATACACTCCGTCCGAGAAGGGGCTCCTGATGCTGCTGCCGGTGGTCAAGGCTTCTCAAAAATCAGT gctcagggaatgcaagctgagcaagaaaagctgcgaggcgctggcctccgttctaatcTCGTCCCGCACCGTGAGCCATTTGGATCTCAGCAAGAACGACTTGCACGaccacgggctggaggcgctcgccggtggactggcaaagccgcagtgcaccttgcaagttctcga gctcatgAACTGCAAGCTGAgcgagaaaagctgcgaggcgctggcctccgttctaagctcgcccggcagcctgagggagctggatctcagcGTCAACTACTTGtacgacgacgggctggaggcgctcgccgccggactggcaaagccgcagtgcaccttgcaagttctcaa gctccggtGGTGCaatctgagcaagaaaagctgcgaggcgctggcctccgttctaagctcgtccCGGGCCCTGAGCCATCTGGATCTCAGCATCAACGACTtgggtgacgacgggctggaggcgctcgccaccggactggcaaagccgcagtgcaccatGCAAGTTATCGA gctccggttgtgcaagctgagcaagaaaagctgcgaggcgctggcctccgttctaagctcgcccagCAGCCTGAGGGAGGTGAATCTCGGCTCGAACGACTTGcacgacgacgggctggaggcgctcgctgccggactggcaaagccgcagtgcaccttgcaagttctcaa GCTGAAGGAGTGCAGTATCGGCACACGAGGATGCGTCTCACTGGCCAAGGCTCTCCGGTCCAACCCTTCCCACCTCCAACAGCTGGACCTGAGGAGCAATGACATTGGAGAGGAAGGAAAGCGGGCCTTGGAGGAGGTCCAAATGGATTCTCGCTGCAGTCTGAAGATCGAGTG GATGTCATTGATGGCTTCGATATTTGATGAGAGTTCTGAGGAcgaatggatggagggatga